The following proteins come from a genomic window of Lolium rigidum isolate FL_2022 chromosome 5, APGP_CSIRO_Lrig_0.1, whole genome shotgun sequence:
- the LOC124655523 gene encoding SKP1-like protein 1: protein MITLISSDGEKFEIAQEAAAMSQTVNHMIEDNCVDDKGVKLPNVTSGILSKVIEYCNKHVAASGDIASEQDPKTFDVAFIIELDQATLYDIILAANFLEIKGLLDLSCQRVADMIKGKSPEEIRQTFNIKNDFTPEEEAEIRRENQWAFE from the coding sequence ATGATCACGCTGATCAGCTCCGACGGCGAGAAGTTCGAGATCGCGCAGGAGGCAGCGGCCATGTCCCAGACCGTCAACCACATGATCGAGGACAACTGCGTCGACGACAAGGGCGTCAAGCTCCCCAACGTCACCTCCGGCATACTCTCCAAGGTCATCGAGTACTGTAACAAGCACGTCGCCGCCTCCGGCGATATCGCCAGCGAGCAGGACCCCAAGACCTTTGACGTCGCCTTCATCATCGAATTGGATCAGGCCACTCTGTACGACATCATCCTCGCCGCCAACTTTCTGGAGATCAAGGGCCTCCTCGACCTCAGCTGCCAGAGGGTGGCTGACATGATCAAGGGCAAGTCACCAGAGGAAATCCGCCAGACGTTCAACATCAAGAATGACTtcacgccggaggaggaggcagagATCCGCAGGGAGAACCAGTGGGCATTTGAGTAG
- the LOC124655126 gene encoding SKP1-like protein 1, with product MITLISSDGEKFEIAQEAAAMSQTVNHMIEDNCVDDKGVKLPNVTSGILAKVIEYCNKHVAASGDSASEQDLKTFDVAFIKLDQATLYDIILAANFLEIKGLLDLSCQRVADMIKGKSPEEIRQTFNIKNDFTPEEEAEIRRENQWAFE from the coding sequence ATGATCACGCTGATCAGCTCCGACGGCGAGAAGTTCGAGATCGCGCAGGAGGCAGCGGCCATGTCCCAGACCGTCAACCACATGATCGAGGACAACTGCGTCGACGACAAGGGCGTCAAGCTCCCCAACGTCACCTCCGGCATACTCGCCAAGGTCATCGAGTACTGTAACAAGCACGTCGCCGCCTCCGGCGATAGCGCCAGCGAGCAGGACCTCAAGACCTTTGACGTCGCCTTCATCAAATTGGATCAGGCCACTCTGTACGACATCATCCTCGCCGCCAACTTTCTGGAGATCAAGGGCCTCCTCGACCTCAGCTGCCAGAGGGTGGCTGACATGATCAAGGGCAAGTCACCAGAGGAAATCCGCCAGACGTTCAACATCAAGAATGACTtcacgccggaggaggaggcagagATCCGCAGGGAGAACCAGTGGGCATTTGAGTAG
- the LOC124652884 gene encoding ras-related protein RGP1 produces MSRGYGEMGQKVDYVFKVVLIGDSAVGKSQLLARFARNEFSLDSKATIGVEFQTKTLHIDNRTVKAQIWDTAGQERYRAVTSAYYRGAVGAMLVYDMTKRQSFDHMARWLEELRSHADKNIVIMLIGNKSDLGTLRAVPTEDAKEFAERESLFFMETSALEATNVENAFTTALTEIYRTVSKKNLIANDESNSSGNASLLKGTKVIIPGQEAAPAAKAACCMSS; encoded by the exons ATGTCCCGGGGCTACGGGGAGATGGGGCAGAAGGTGGACTACGTCTTCAAGGTGGTTCTCATCGGCGACTCCGCCGTCGGCAAGTCGCAGCTGCTCGCGCGGTTCGCTCGCAACGAGTTCAGCCTCGACTCCAAGGCCACCATCGGCGTCGAGTTCCAGACCAAGACCCTGCACATCGACAACCGGACCGTCAAGGCGCAGATCTGGGACACCGCCGGACAAGAAAG GTACCGAGCAGTAACAAGTGCGTACTACAGAGGTGCAGTAGGAGCTATGCTAGTATATGACATGACCAAGCGTCAGTCCTTCGATCATATGGCAAGGTGGCTCGAGGAATTGCGAAGCCATGCTGACAAGAACATCGTTATCATGCTAATTGGGAACAAATCAGATCTTGGTACACTCCGGGCTGTCCCGACCGAGGATGCTAAGGAGTTTGCTGAACGTGAGAGCCTCTTCTTCATGGAGACCTCCGCACTTGAGGCCACCAATGTCGAAAACGCTTTCACAACTGCTCTCACAGAGATATACCGCACCGTCAGCAAGAAAAACCTTATTGCAAACGACGAGTCTAATTCTAGCGGAAACGCGAGTTTGCTGAAAGGaacaaaagttatcatccctggTCAGGAGGCAGCCCCTGCAGCCAAGGCCGCATGCTGTATGTCCTCGTAG